From a single Fibrobacter sp. UWB5 genomic region:
- a CDS encoding fibrobacter succinogenes major paralogous domain-containing protein, producing MKNSLRYVVSSVSVISALCFFACGDDSASNANDNANDSKGTEIPCDSSNEGLVIKPADSENFRECSDGKWVEIVSSSSSSEVQVLSSSSEKSVESSSSEKSVASSSSRVTNSSSSEVQVASSSSDAPISSSSSEKSVASSSSRVTNSSSSEVQVASSSSDVPASSSSDNETENSSSSEKMYLCDDGVTYVLNLDNCEKAKSSSSSNTSPSSSSLSSSSQVQSSATVSSSSFAPESSSETMSSAEVDSSTFSIRDAVLATGTQYLIAPKVVVHELNASLNKTGVQHQSTNVNSTSYIGVFGNKYYSESDTIGQQSIYMLIECQGKFFELDSQKTTTDSLTLNAIVDATYLDRKTINKRVEYIARVNLFTHIQSKRIAYLVKNGLDFPSAREQANNEWIKSLGLEGTFTEPQDIVPKTAADTVLYNVTLLFNGLTNSASALQKLIDEVADDFEKDGEWSDSIKAKMADFARAGSILSQTTFKTSVTSSSYAAPYKSAFLGNFWRREYGIGTCTKERAGEIAAVTNQYSKLYYKNTYSRFICRDSSNSVFWRFATSYEKDLNNETTCDEIGKIIKGAVVDTISYYCASNGNWVDMTNDWNWLVPKEYRFNPDFEYGTMTDERDGKVYRTTVIDGVTWMAENLNFADKNISHNLEGNMWANKNDPDGEIAGRYYTWSAAMDTAAYDCGEGLRCSISDVNRKGICPEGWHIPRLEEWKNLLSTIEELGNRQKILRSKTGWDRSNNGTDAIGFSAFPVGYNQGGSFYGDGYYATFWTATQGGDGYTSGYYFYISNSNGAASYGTLNKGRGHPVRCVKN from the coding sequence ATGAAAAACAGCCTGCGCTATGTTGTGTCAAGCGTATCCGTTATTTCGGCTCTTTGCTTTTTCGCTTGCGGCGATGATTCTGCGAGTAATGCGAACGATAACGCAAATGATTCCAAGGGGACCGAAATTCCTTGCGATTCATCTAACGAAGGTCTCGTTATCAAGCCGGCGGACAGCGAAAACTTCAGAGAATGTTCCGATGGTAAATGGGTTGAAATAGTTTCGTCCAGTTCCTCAAGCGAAGTTCAGGTACTCTCTAGTTCTAGCGAAAAATCTGTTGAATCCAGTTCTAGTGAGAAGTCGGTCGCATCAAGTTCCAGCCGTGTGACGAATTCAAGTTCAAGCGAGGTCCAAGTTGCCTCCAGTTCTAGCGACGCGCCGATTTCATCCAGTTCTAGTGAAAAGTCGGTCGCATCAAGTTCCAGCCGTGTGACGAATTCAAGTTCAAGCGAGGTTCAAGTTGCCTCCAGTTCTAGCGATGTTCCAGCTTCATCCAGTTCTGACAATGAAACAGAAAATTCAAGCAGCAGCGAAAAAATGTACCTGTGTGATGATGGTGTTACTTATGTGTTGAATCTGGATAACTGCGAAAAAGCCAAGTCTAGTTCATCTTCGAATACTAGTCCAAGTTCATCTAGTTTGTCTTCATCTAGTCAAGTGCAGAGTTCTGCAACGGTGTCTAGTTCTTCGTTTGCCCCTGAATCTTCTAGTGAAACAATGTCATCTGCCGAAGTGGACTCAAGTACATTCTCTATTAGAGATGCTGTGCTTGCCACGGGTACGCAGTATCTTATCGCCCCGAAGGTTGTTGTTCATGAACTGAATGCGTCTCTTAATAAAACGGGAGTCCAGCATCAATCGACAAATGTCAATAGTACCAGTTATATAGGAGTCTTTGGCAACAAGTATTATTCGGAGTCAGACACAATCGGACAACAGTCAATTTATATGCTGATTGAATGCCAAGGAAAATTTTTTGAACTGGATTCCCAAAAGACGACGACTGATTCCTTGACACTTAACGCCATAGTCGATGCGACATATTTGGACCGAAAAACAATAAACAAAAGGGTAGAGTACATTGCTAGGGTCAACTTGTTTACACATATCCAATCAAAGCGAATCGCCTATTTGGTAAAGAACGGTCTTGATTTTCCGTCGGCAAGAGAACAGGCGAATAATGAATGGATTAAGTCTTTAGGCTTAGAAGGAACCTTTACAGAACCACAGGATATCGTTCCCAAAACGGCAGCCGACACGGTTTTATACAATGTAACGCTTTTGTTCAATGGACTGACCAATAGTGCCTCTGCTTTGCAAAAACTAATTGATGAAGTCGCAGACGATTTTGAAAAAGATGGAGAGTGGAGCGATAGTATAAAAGCCAAAATGGCAGATTTTGCAAGGGCGGGGTCAATACTTTCCCAGACGACGTTTAAAACATCTGTAACTTCCTCATCTTATGCAGCCCCCTATAAGTCTGCTTTCCTGGGTAATTTCTGGAGGCGAGAATATGGAATAGGAACTTGCACTAAGGAACGTGCTGGTGAAATTGCCGCAGTCACCAATCAGTACAGCAAACTTTACTACAAAAATACTTACAGTCGCTTTATTTGCCGCGATTCCTCTAACTCTGTATTTTGGCGGTTTGCGACTTCATACGAGAAAGACCTAAATAATGAAACGACTTGTGATGAAATCGGAAAAATCATCAAGGGTGCAGTCGTTGATACCATTAGTTACTATTGTGCGTCAAACGGTAATTGGGTTGACATGACTAACGATTGGAATTGGCTTGTCCCCAAGGAATATCGCTTTAATCCTGATTTTGAATACGGAACTATGACTGATGAAAGAGATGGAAAGGTTTATAGGACCACGGTTATAGATGGTGTTACCTGGATGGCAGAAAACTTGAATTTTGCGGACAAGAATATTTCTCATAATTTAGAAGGAAATATGTGGGCAAATAAAAATGATCCTGACGGGGAAATAGCGGGCCGATACTACACATGGTCTGCAGCAATGGATACTGCCGCATACGATTGTGGCGAAGGACTTCGTTGTTCTATAAGCGATGTCAATCGAAAAGGTATATGTCCAGAAGGATGGCACATCCCTCGCCTAGAAGAATGGAAAAATCTATTATCAACAATTGAAGAACTTGGCAATAGGCAAAAAATTTTGAGATCCAAAACAGGATGGGATAGGTCAAACAATGGAACTGACGCTATAGGATTTTCTGCTTTTCCCGTTGGATACAATCAAGGAGGATCTTTTTATGGCGATGGATATTATGCTACTTTTTGGACTGCAACCCAGGGAGGGGATGGATATACATCAGGATATTACTTTTACATTTCGAATTCAAATGGAGCAGCCTCTTATGGGACTCTCAATAAGGGAAGAGGACATCCTGTCCGTTGCGTAAAGAACTGA
- a CDS encoding InlB B-repeat-containing protein, producing the protein MLKKLIAAILFVCPLAFADWTGGVKKPSTIEKEGKTFYEIESAENLAWLATQVNKGNPNYNAILKNDVAITSSKVSSETIKWISIGTDSTTFNGVFDGAGYKVSGFYSQGKYAGLFGFIGEGAVVKNLKLDNALAQGDNGIAGILAASFGGDSIIDVQVSGTVLADSLAGGLAGQLTGRNFIVHSRSNAKIGSKYYAGGFVGSVKGSVHFYRTVGDCALDSATNTGAVGGFVGYVENKAFFFNDTNVANIIWGAKQSSSAIGGFVGNSKSISTTQFEECVNKGNLYGSKKNNMGGFIGNSNGHVNIFTAVNEGKIENGNTCGGFIGNFNASHAIIRDVVNRGYMDNTASGGIIGTSGNKGSFIDISNARNNAVLHGYSVAGIVYSFEGDTLLISKCVNTDSLYATSYKGTSGGILGFGRGSSNNGKIGYDAYIVIENCTNEGSISGRGAMGGIVGSIDDDKIIPNTYVKKSKNFGNISSDYTYIFNGVGGIAGYAERAYIQDCINYGKVSADLKGMTEEMYFVGGVAGYAGNVFHSINEGGVSVHSDSSKYSFKAEVIVAGIAGNADSIEYCKNKADVSFVGQTQGEEFVRAYAAGVVGFAESLVRLCENEGRVYLDMGEKASAANAAGVYVGRSSSYPRLGANINKGRVLLKSNSIQVVDDHWNSGAWSAYSYVANAAIESGTLSITDSVAINGTLVPGNGMRLNQRNCVYYDKMLRPAENDTLPEFAMTTAEMQTEKFAWMLNTCNGKLPNLGLWSQSGKNYPVFADESNHAIYKVTFLDSSKVLSVYTYKIDSSFTNYKGNIITMAEEPDPTDGDEDLQFGFWAYGDSAISAKTIINGDYELYATYVPKGSVLQTVVFKTEDGDIVAEFVLAEGVSEVTLPNAPAKVGYRFIGWYNGTQKLGLTGDKVSVGSAKTLVAKYEALLYRIAFITGMDTLQVDSVAYGKTPEYRGKTPMGQLEGFEFSGWVPAIAPVSGDAEYWAAFSPISSSSAASSSSVASSSSISSSSVASSSSVVASSSSAAESSSSEEHTIVVLNAVKPAFNLAVDGMTLMLTNVQGGVVRIFDSLGHLVTAKSLADATTSITLQTPGSYIVRMNGMSKIVSLK; encoded by the coding sequence ATGCTCAAAAAACTGATTGCAGCCATTTTGTTCGTATGCCCCCTGGCTTTTGCCGATTGGACCGGTGGCGTAAAAAAGCCTTCGACCATCGAAAAAGAGGGTAAGACATTCTATGAAATTGAGTCAGCAGAAAATTTGGCGTGGCTCGCGACCCAAGTTAACAAGGGAAATCCTAACTATAATGCAATTCTGAAAAATGATGTTGCGATTACTTCTAGTAAGGTTTCTTCAGAAACAATCAAATGGATTTCAATTGGAACGGACTCAACGACATTTAATGGTGTTTTCGATGGCGCAGGTTACAAAGTGTCGGGATTCTATAGTCAAGGTAAATACGCCGGTCTTTTTGGTTTTATTGGAGAAGGGGCTGTTGTCAAGAATTTAAAACTGGACAATGCTTTGGCTCAAGGTGATAATGGAATTGCTGGTATTTTGGCAGCTTCTTTTGGCGGAGATTCTATTATAGATGTTCAGGTTTCAGGGACTGTTCTTGCCGATAGTTTAGCAGGAGGCCTTGCGGGACAGTTGACGGGACGCAACTTTATTGTTCATTCTCGTTCGAATGCCAAGATTGGTTCCAAATACTATGCTGGTGGCTTTGTGGGTAGCGTAAAAGGCTCTGTTCATTTTTACAGAACTGTAGGTGATTGCGCTTTAGACAGTGCTACAAATACGGGGGCCGTAGGTGGATTTGTGGGGTATGTTGAAAACAAGGCGTTCTTTTTTAATGATACGAATGTAGCAAACATTATTTGGGGCGCGAAACAATCCTCGTCTGCCATAGGCGGCTTTGTTGGCAATTCAAAATCGATATCGACGACCCAGTTTGAGGAATGTGTCAATAAGGGAAATCTCTATGGTTCCAAGAAAAATAATATGGGTGGCTTTATAGGCAACAGCAATGGCCATGTGAATATTTTTACTGCGGTTAATGAGGGTAAAATAGAAAACGGAAATACTTGTGGAGGCTTTATTGGGAACTTTAATGCATCTCATGCTATCATTAGGGATGTTGTCAACAGGGGGTATATGGATAATACGGCATCGGGTGGAATTATTGGAACTTCAGGTAATAAGGGGTCTTTTATAGACATTAGTAATGCAAGGAACAATGCTGTTTTGCATGGATATAGTGTCGCAGGGATTGTTTATTCCTTTGAGGGGGATACTCTACTAATCTCAAAATGTGTGAATACTGATTCGCTTTATGCAACTTCGTATAAAGGCACGTCTGGTGGAATTTTAGGTTTTGGTCGTGGATCCTCTAATAACGGTAAAATTGGATATGATGCTTATATCGTGATAGAAAATTGTACGAACGAGGGCTCCATTTCTGGGAGAGGTGCTATGGGTGGAATTGTCGGTAGCATTGATGATGATAAAATAATTCCGAATACCTATGTGAAAAAATCAAAAAATTTCGGAAATATATCAAGTGATTATACTTACATTTTTAATGGTGTTGGCGGTATTGCTGGATATGCGGAAAGAGCATATATACAGGATTGTATAAATTACGGAAAGGTAAGTGCTGACTTAAAGGGAATGACTGAAGAAATGTACTTTGTTGGCGGAGTTGCTGGCTATGCAGGAAATGTATTTCATTCAATAAATGAAGGGGGGGTATCGGTTCATTCTGATAGCTCGAAATATAGTTTCAAAGCCGAGGTTATTGTCGCTGGAATTGCAGGAAATGCTGATTCCATAGAATATTGTAAAAATAAAGCTGATGTGAGTTTCGTTGGACAAACGCAAGGAGAAGAGTTCGTTCGTGCCTATGCGGCTGGCGTTGTGGGTTTTGCTGAAAGTTTGGTTCGCCTTTGCGAAAACGAAGGACGAGTTTATTTGGATATGGGTGAGAAAGCATCTGCTGCCAATGCTGCGGGTGTTTATGTGGGACGCTCAAGCTCTTACCCGAGGTTAGGAGCGAACATAAACAAGGGTCGAGTTTTATTGAAATCAAATAGCATACAAGTTGTTGATGACCACTGGAATTCTGGAGCGTGGTCGGCTTATTCCTATGTTGCTAATGCTGCTATTGAGTCGGGTACCCTTTCTATAACAGATTCTGTTGCCATTAATGGAACTTTGGTCCCAGGAAATGGAATGCGCTTAAATCAAAGAAATTGTGTCTATTACGACAAGATGTTGAGGCCTGCAGAAAATGATACGTTGCCTGAGTTTGCAATGACTACAGCAGAAATGCAGACCGAAAAATTTGCATGGATGTTGAATACATGCAATGGAAAACTGCCTAATTTAGGCTTGTGGAGTCAGAGCGGCAAGAATTATCCAGTCTTTGCAGATGAAAGCAATCATGCGATTTATAAGGTGACCTTCCTGGATTCTTCAAAGGTGTTGAGCGTTTATACTTATAAAATAGATTCCAGCTTTACAAATTATAAGGGCAACATCATTACCATGGCCGAAGAGCCTGACCCGACTGACGGTGATGAAGACTTGCAATTCGGTTTTTGGGCCTACGGAGATTCCGCTATTTCTGCCAAGACGATTATCAATGGCGACTATGAACTTTATGCGACATATGTACCGAAGGGATCTGTGCTTCAAACCGTTGTTTTCAAGACCGAAGATGGCGACATCGTTGCTGAATTTGTTCTGGCAGAGGGTGTCTCTGAAGTCACCTTACCCAATGCGCCTGCTAAAGTGGGGTACAGGTTTATCGGCTGGTATAATGGAACCCAAAAGCTGGGCTTGACTGGAGATAAGGTTTCTGTTGGGTCGGCAAAGACCTTGGTGGCAAAGTATGAGGCGCTCTTGTATAGGATTGCCTTTATAACGGGTATGGATACGTTGCAGGTGGATTCTGTTGCTTATGGAAAAACTCCTGAATATAGGGGCAAAACCCCGATGGGTCAGTTGGAAGGGTTTGAGTTTAGTGGCTGGGTTCCGGCTATTGCGCCGGTTTCTGGTGATGCGGAATATTGGGCGGCGTTCTCGCCGATAAGTTCTTCTAGCGCTGCATCCAGTTCTTCTGTGGCTTCGTCCAGTAGCATTTCGAGTAGCTCTGTAGCCTCAAGTAGTTCGGTAGTTGCGTCGTCTTCGAGTGCTGCAGAAAGCAGTTCCTCCGAGGAGCATACGATCGTTGTTTTGAACGCTGTTAAGCCCGCGTTCAACCTTGCGGTAGACGGCATGACGCTTATGCTAACGAATGTGCAGGGCGGAGTTGTCCGCATCTTCGATAGCCTGGGTCACCTAGTTACGGCTAAGTCGCTAGCCGATGCAACGACAAGCATTACCTTACAGACCCCTGGTAGCTACATTGTCCGCATGAATGGCATGAGCAAGATCGTATCGCTTAAGTAG
- a CDS encoding T9SS type A sorting domain-containing protein — MQKKTLITVYLFAFLCIADAFAQDKDILIAQGVFNNCQSLYLCEWNSYVEPVWDEKLQSYKDYLAGSVYLGTDLEDETRYLIFKTNGMDIKPYGIQATHGLILQQGHSYQIVGTGRVEESATGAVSIGVMNSLDMTVFEIEQSFNGEFKSSVYNHCSKSEGGNLYINAGKLKPSEGESAGYFILQEIKIIENEISCNDVNHKDSIKIDDLEDGDDVTLTGGTWFAYDDNNTRDRQGNYSQSSFTNIDSLVLPATNGSEYMAGLEGIALDAGYYNGAPFVVLGLKMNKDSSGYDFSSCDVIAYDYIGAQHQFKVVMEGDYNGELTEDNNHYVMASKSVSWKTVSFSLGALAQEPNWGYTYRLDMTKIGKLLWDVRGRIPDYLYVDNVRCLKRSVVPVDSNDVKSSSSEVESSSNEHTTFIGASNGRLQISANYGTDVRVNVFDMLGNKVKSLRLTLAKDDNTIVLTDLARGKYIAKISGKNASGVVRINIR; from the coding sequence ATGCAAAAGAAAACCCTTATAACTGTATATTTATTTGCTTTCCTTTGCATAGCGGACGCCTTTGCACAGGATAAAGACATCTTGATTGCACAGGGTGTCTTTAACAACTGTCAGTCATTGTACTTATGCGAATGGAATTCGTATGTCGAACCCGTATGGGATGAAAAACTGCAAAGCTATAAAGATTACCTTGCCGGTAGTGTTTATTTAGGAACAGATTTGGAAGACGAAACAAGGTATCTTATCTTTAAAACCAACGGAATGGATATTAAACCCTACGGCATTCAGGCAACCCACGGGCTTATATTGCAGCAAGGACACTCATATCAAATTGTAGGAACAGGGCGTGTAGAAGAAAGCGCCACGGGAGCGGTTTCTATCGGCGTTATGAACAGTCTAGACATGACTGTATTTGAAATTGAACAGAGCTTCAATGGGGAATTTAAGTCCAGTGTTTATAACCACTGTTCCAAGAGTGAAGGCGGAAACCTTTACATAAATGCAGGAAAATTGAAGCCAAGCGAAGGGGAATCCGCAGGTTATTTCATATTACAAGAAATCAAAATCATTGAAAATGAAATTTCCTGCAACGACGTGAATCACAAGGATTCCATTAAGATAGATGACCTAGAAGATGGGGACGACGTCACTCTTACGGGCGGAACGTGGTTCGCCTATGATGACAACAACACAAGAGATCGTCAAGGAAACTACTCTCAGTCCTCCTTTACCAACATAGACAGCCTAGTTTTACCCGCAACAAACGGCTCCGAATATATGGCAGGGCTAGAAGGAATTGCTCTTGATGCTGGTTATTACAATGGTGCGCCCTTTGTTGTGCTGGGCTTAAAAATGAACAAGGATTCCTCGGGCTATGATTTTAGCTCCTGCGATGTGATTGCTTACGATTACATCGGAGCTCAACATCAATTTAAAGTCGTCATGGAAGGTGATTACAATGGTGAATTAACGGAAGATAATAATCACTACGTTATGGCAAGTAAATCCGTTTCATGGAAGACTGTTTCATTTAGTTTGGGGGCACTTGCACAAGAACCGAATTGGGGGTATACATATCGGCTGGATATGACCAAAATCGGAAAGTTGCTGTGGGATGTCCGTGGTCGTATTCCCGATTACCTTTATGTCGACAATGTTCGTTGCCTAAAACGCAGTGTTGTTCCAGTTGATTCGAATGATGTCAAATCCAGTTCTAGCGAAGTTGAGTCCAGTTCTAACGAACATACAACTTTCATTGGGGCATCTAATGGCCGTTTGCAGATTAGTGCAAATTATGGAACCGATGTAAGGGTGAATGTGTTCGACATGTTGGGCAACAAAGTCAAGAGCCTACGTTTGACACTCGCGAAGGATGACAATACAATTGTACTGACAGACCTTGCCCGTGGAAAATATATCGCAAAAATTTCTGGAAAAAACGCTAGTGGCGTCGTGCGCATAAATATTCGCTAG
- a CDS encoding BrnT family toxin produces MIFEWDENKAETNFIKHKVTFEEAQTVFYDENALLLADEKHSDEEDRFILMGMSSMMNTLLVCFCERGSEENEIIRIISSRKANKKETEQYWKRRLP; encoded by the coding sequence ATGATTTTCGAATGGGATGAAAACAAGGCCGAAACAAATTTTATCAAACACAAGGTGACTTTTGAAGAGGCTCAAACAGTTTTCTATGATGAAAATGCTCTTTTGCTTGCGGATGAAAAACATTCAGATGAAGAAGATCGTTTTATTCTAATGGGAATGTCGTCAATGATGAATACGCTCTTGGTGTGTTTTTGCGAACGAGGTTCAGAAGAAAACGAAATTATCCGAATTATTTCATCTCGAAAAGCGAATAAAAAAGAAACAGAACAATACTGGAAAAGGAGGTTGCCATGA
- a CDS encoding CopG family antitoxin, whose translation MKKNYDFSNAVKNPYAKKLKKTICINISESVLAYFKDLAEKTNIPYQTLINMFLEQAKADKMEPKFVSKPNRKKQVA comes from the coding sequence ATGAAGAAAAACTACGATTTCAGCAATGCAGTCAAAAACCCGTATGCCAAAAAGTTAAAGAAGACGATTTGTATAAACATCAGCGAATCGGTTCTCGCTTATTTCAAGGATCTGGCGGAAAAGACAAATATTCCGTACCAGACATTAATCAACATGTTCCTTGAGCAAGCCAAGGCTGATAAAATGGAGCCTAAATTCGTTTCGAAACCAAATCGCAAAAAACAAGTGGCATAA
- a CDS encoding recombinase family protein has product MAVFGYARVSSNTQNLSRQIEALKPYITDERYLYCDKASGKDFNRKAWGALVGTETTLAAMRPGDCVVVVDLDRISRSYNLIQQAWKHITQTLGCDIKVINMPLLDTTNNNGNLDKRFVADLVLQILSYVSERERLNIKSRQKQGIKLALERGVHFGKKAIPKPEGWDDAITQVKSGTLTATAAMRQLGLKRTTYYKLLRQDRQNAA; this is encoded by the coding sequence ATGGCTGTTTTTGGGTATGCCCGTGTGTCCAGTAACACGCAAAATTTATCGCGTCAAATCGAAGCACTAAAACCATATATTACAGATGAACGTTATCTTTACTGTGACAAGGCCTCAGGAAAAGATTTTAATCGAAAAGCTTGGGGCGCATTAGTTGGCACCGAAACAACTCTTGCCGCCATGCGTCCCGGAGATTGCGTTGTGGTGGTTGATTTGGATAGAATCTCGAGGTCGTACAACCTAATACAGCAAGCGTGGAAGCATATAACCCAAACATTGGGCTGCGACATAAAAGTCATCAACATGCCCCTACTTGATACGACCAATAACAACGGTAATCTTGATAAGCGCTTTGTCGCTGACCTTGTATTACAAATTCTTAGTTATGTTAGTGAGCGTGAGAGACTTAACATAAAATCTAGGCAAAAACAAGGTATAAAGCTCGCGTTGGAGCGCGGAGTTCATTTCGGTAAAAAGGCGATTCCGAAGCCTGAAGGCTGGGATGACGCAATCACTCAAGTCAAATCTGGTACGCTGACGGCGACGGCGGCAATGCGTCAGTTGGGGCTTAAACGAACAACCTACTACAAATTACTACGGCAAGACCGCCAGAATGCGGCCTAA